Below is a window of Humulus lupulus chromosome 2, drHumLupu1.1, whole genome shotgun sequence DNA.
agggagcaagttagtgggataGTCACAACAGGATCATACCTGACTCAGAGTgggtcaaggggtatattggttatttagcacattactgggatattgggtaatggaaatgattatttgatgatatattgggagttagtgagaccagAAGGGAATTATGAGAATGCGAAGGatactcgagttttaggactcggatttaaGAAAGGATTGggtcatagcgattctagggaagattagaagcttattagccgaaggatttagctgggaaacgactcaatcagagataatccaagttttaagttttgagattttgagtttctaagccttgattggattttatgttttgaggtgtttttgatttgatttagacttgggttttaatggttttgggaaattgacatgtttgggaactttgattttggaatttggatatgtttggataggttttggaaggtttttaaatggagaaaacgTAGAAAATGGATGGGTTCGAGGTTGGGTcacgaccttgttctagcaagttgcGACCTGTGTGAACCCAGAACCAGGAGGGTTCTGCCTGGGGAGCGCGCCGCGAATCTagagggcaagtcgcagcccacgCCCCAAGCCTAGGCCGAGGGCTCTTTGTCAGGGAGGTGCACTGCGACCGctagggccaagtcgcggcccgcctgtgcATTTTTAGCTAGATTTGgttttttagtcgtgggaacttaactttaagggctcgggatcgatcttactacccggtttggtaggattcgatgtcccagaggctaggactcagtccggaagtctttatttactcgtttttgatgggattctatattatggttgtgactaggtgatcgctaggagcttggaaataggatcgtgctcgagggtcatttattggtaacttgtgcttggactaaaggtaagaaaactgcacccaatatgtcaTGCATGTGAATATGGTATGGCCTGACTGTGAATATGGAAtgaatcagagcttgagtctctataaatgtgcattattatgattatgcttgcgattattgatgaagcatgttgagtgctctaaatATGGATATCTGTTGCATCATGAATGCATGGTTGCATTTTTTACTTGAGAAacgcactgacttatcagtcagaaacgAAAATAAATATGAGCACTGGTTGTAAtgctatgacttattagtcatgagcGGCAATGGTGTTGAAACCTGGTCGaagagcattgacttattagttaagaacaacaatagtgttgagcgctggtcatgaagctctgacttattagtcaggaaaGACAATGGTGCTGAGTactagtcgtatggaattgacttatatGTCAATAACAGCAATAGCACCGAGCAATAGCCTTATTGGTTAGGCTAACAAAAAGGGTCAAGTAAGCTTCTATAAAGGATATGGTTAAGATACttgaggtgacttaatagtcacatatcctagcattggcttattagccaagaacgaccttagcacgtggagtgctggTCAGAGCCAAGTACGCTTATACAGATGATATGGTAAGAGACCTGAGGTAACTTAATAGTTacatatcctagcattggctTTTTAGTCAAGAACAACCTTAGCACATTGAATGTTGGTCAGCACTAGGTGTGCTTATACAGAGGATACGGAAATGGGGCCCAggatgacttattagtcccatattctagcattgacttattagtcaagatcgGCAATAGCGCTAAGCGCTAGTCGAAGGGCACTGacatattagtcaaggacggcattagCATAGTCAGTGTTGGTCGAAAGgctctgacttattagtcaagtacgACAATAACACACTGAatgctggtcgtaaggcattgcCTTATTAGTCAAGTAGAGCATTAGCGCGATAATCGCTGGTCCATATTATATAGCCTAGCCTAACCTgaagtgcatcatacgcttgaccgacctactGGTCAAAGACAACCTAGCGTCGAGTATGCTAGATCAGCTAGaaagctggttatacaaaggacagGGCAGAGCCCCAGGGTGACTATTAGTCCCATGTTCTAGGGTGTCGAACCAGAATGATTCCCTAATCATTTATTTACacctgcctgcatgcatgaataaggttattactgctaggcatgcctattatgacttgatgacatattattaattgcttatgagcatgttaagttttcttgctaagcctcggctcatgggtgctatgtggtacaggtaaaggtagaagaaagttggaccatccttgagtttgagagcttaggtgacgatgtgtacatatgcggctgctcaaccaccacaactaagggtttaaagaggaactagggttaaaccctattttgccacttaggtcggctggttggaactcttttattgtaattaaccctttaaatgtatttttttgatcccaatgtatacagtaaacgttttagtgaaatgtttgtatctttgaccaaaatttttaatcctaaagTGTTAATCAcctttagttacacgattatggccaaatgactcatttagcgagtttagcactattttaaatacacagtgtaatgatccttgggtagtagggcgttacagttaaaGGGGAGGAGGACCAAAcacttgttggtttttattgataaaatcagagattatgcgcagcggaacaacaatcaaattgtcagattaatcccataagatttctagatctacttcttcacactcatatatatattgaatcaaggacaagaataaaaaaaataccccaggtccttccttgctgctatcttttcgtatggctgaatccttgagatctcacaccaagatcttccaaaatgttctcaagcacacaaagaacgagtgtgggctcgctatacaaataataggcaataactatttatcagatgttctcaacacatgagatctgataaagtttggacctaggttttgtgaagaacaataacctttgtttttgtcactgttctcttttctctgagagaatcctagatatttttctatgcctgaaaaattacgttctgtgaaaactgatatccaatatttaataatatccaatatattaaaatatttgttattttaaacaaattcaaaataactgattagttattaaatttttgtttaaataataatattttaatcatattaaaatatctcattatttatttaatatttaaataattaaaattgtggaatcaagagactaagtccatctcttatgcgtgtagcatagtGCCTATGcattgtgccacacgtgtaccacatgcatatgcaggcatgtgatttttcccaattttttattattatttaaataccaaaaatcctaaaaataattaattcaaaattaattatatttttgataaatcaaataattaattaattcttaattaattaattacacataattaaacaataattatgtttgatacatagaaaaatatatttacttatcacataagtcattttttcccattttttgtatttgcctttgacagtgattgtttgagccatttcgggggccatggacctataacattaagctccaataaattgaaactaaataattaaactctttaattataatagttaatttattaattctgatattactccactataaattcagaattgcactctttatgttatagatatacttttatagaaatctttttcttaagtcgtccattgatataaccatcttacaatagttcaaccatctaattaattagttcataaattagaatgggagaattaccatttaacctttctaatttacttcttattccttaagtaccattaattcttttttggtgaataagaatcattgtattgctcaaaaTCAAATCATGTATACTTATGAATTTCCTTCTACCCCTAAGTGACTTACAGTCCATGTATCTAACTTTACAATTTGTGAAACCATTCCTTATCCCTATTTTGTTTCCCCTTGTACATTGATACAGTGAGTCTCAACTTTAACTCTCTCTTAATGACCTCTATAGTATGGTTTACATGCCAAATCTTAGATGACCACAAGACATCATTTCAGACTCTCCATATATGATAAACTAGCACTGATACAGGAGCTATGTAGAAACCTCTCCTGAGCTTGCTAAGGTGTTTTGCTTTGGAAATCCAGTGCAATAAAGTTTGATAATTCTCTGTTTGTGCTCGACAACCAATCCACTCCTTCAACTTCACAAGACAGATTTTGCTGTAAGTACATTGAAAGAATAGATGAGATATCTCTTCATTGTGATCTCCACACAGCAAGCATACTGTGTCCAATACCTGACAGTGTTTACTGAGGTAGCCTCTGGTTCTCAGCTTCTGGTGCAAAGTTAGCCAAAGAATGTATCTATGTTTCGAAATATTGCATCTCTCCCAGACATATTTACTCCATTGAACCTTGATATGTTGGTCATATAGTATTGCATGCCCAGATTGAATACTATATTTCACTGCCATGAAAGCTGATCTGTCCATTTTAGCTCTAAAGAAATCCTTAATTTCAACAATTTTCTTCCAATACCAGCTGCAACTTTGCTGCACTAAGTAAGCCCACCAGTCCATCTTTTGCAAATAGATGCTATGTATCCACTTTACCCATAGGTTATCCTTTTTAGAAGCTATTTCCCATACATATTTGCCTAATGCAGCAATATTCCATTCTAAGATTTTCCTGAAGCCTAACCCTCATGCAGATTTTGGAGTACAGATAGTGGACCAAGCAACTAATCCGGGACCATGAGCTTCTGCCCCTCCCTTCCAAAGAAAGGCCCTGAAAATTGCATCTATATCCTTCAATAGTTGTTTTGGCATCACCATTATTTGAGCCCAATAAGAGTGTATTGACAGTAAAACCGAATTGATCAATGTTGCTCTAGCACTGTATGATAAATTCCTGGAACTCCATTGCTTAATCCTAGCTACCATTTTTTCTAGAATGATCCCACACTCAGCATTAGATATTCGTTTAGAACAGATAGGAATGCCCAGATACCTGAATGGTAATGAAGATCGAATGAATCCCGAAGCAGTCACCACTCTGTCAATCTCAGATTCAATCATGCCACTGCAATTTATTGCAGACTTTGCCTCATTTGGAAAGAGTCCCGAGGTCTTGGAAAATAGCTTGAGCCCCCTAAGCATCCAAAGGATAGATATAAAGTCTCCATGACTGAATAATAATATGTCATCAGCAAAACATAGATGGTTCAGCTTCAAACTAGCACACCTATCATGGAATTTATAGCCTGGAGAAGAGCTAACTTTAAGCATAATCCTAGATAGATATTCCATGCCAAGTACAAATAACAAGGGAGACATAGCATCTCCTTGCCTCAATCCTCTTTTAGCCTCAAAATATCCATTTAGTGAGCCATTAATCATCAATGAAAACCTGGGAGTTCGAACATAAACCATGATGAGCTGTATAAATTTATGGGGAAACTGAAAAACAGTGAGCATCTCTTCAATAAAGTCCCATTCTATAGTGTCATATGCTTTCCTCAAATCCAATTTGATCATGCAACTTGGCCTACAACTTTGTCTCCCATAATGCCGAACTAAGTCTTGACATATCATGATATTGTAAGCTATATATCTACCATGAACAAATCCCCCTTGATTTTCTGCAATTATTTTAGGTAGAACTTTCCAGAGTCTTGAGCAAATCAACTTGGAAGCATCTTTATATATAACATTACAACATGAAATGGGTCTGAAATCACACACAGAATTAGGGTAAATATGCTTGGGAATGAGTGTAATGGTTGTGTTATTAATCTCCCTAAGTAGTTTACCCGAATTAAAGAAGGATAGCACAGCTGTAGTAACCTCCGAACCCACCAAATTCCAATTATCTTGGTAAAAGTAGCTGCTATATCCATCTGGTCCTGGGGCTTTCAATCCTGAAATTGCAAACATTACATCCTTAACCTCCTGAGTTGAAAAATCTGTTGAGAGAGTCTGAATAAGAGCTGCATTTAGAACTGGTCCTTGCTTCATGATTGCTCGAGACACCTTCTTCCTGTGCACCATAACTGTCCCCAACAAGCCTTGATAATAATCCAAAAAGGCCTTTTTTATATTTGTAGGAGAGTCGACCCAAATCCCTGCCTCAGTCTTGATGGACATAATCCTATTTTGTATTCTCCTAGCCTTAAGGGAAGCATGAAATATGTGAGTATTGTCATCTCCATTAACCATCCAACTTGCTTTAGCTTTTTGAGCTAAGAACATCATGTAGGCTTTatacttaagtaccattaattcactagtgaataattaatctataatctaattatagatttgagctcaaaatcattcagttccagaattaacccttaagggaactaatatacgatccgttaggaaagattagatttcgtattgttgatacatgttcccagccatccatgatattaaatctccaaaacaaaagtcattagcctcattctttgaagagaccataacgaatgaatcaaaagatttaataaacatgaataggagttcatgaacactcaggatttaggttgatctataaatgatcatcagttatgatatgaattgtaacgacccaaattcactaataaggcttaagggccttggttagtgtgcctggagggcataatgggagttatgtgtgaatttaatgattaagatgcatgattatgatttaaagcatgttatatgactatttgaatattttagatgcatgactatgtgtattagtatgcatgtaggccctgactaggttagaggggcataatcgtaattttggccattatgggcataactgctttgatatatgtgataattgtcgagaccacattattatgtggatatatctgtgatctgtgactcgagacaatcctagtgagcaaagtagcggaaaagtcatggcagggatttatacccggcttggggtgagcttaggggtataaatgggaatttagggaaaatactggagtctatcttgacattgaggaatactaTTGGAGACTAATtgggtatcgggaattaagcgggaaatatttgagacattcgaggaattagcgggaattgggtaaaatgactaaaatgcccttaagtagaTTAGAggtttagaaataaaggggagggcattagggtcatttggcatgtaaggaatagatatgctgaggctttatgttagtgggatttgtagaatattggagaagtctgaaaaagaaagaaaaggaagggaaaagaaaggagggaaaacagagagagttctctaagtcggtttatgttttcttcaccaatttcttgaggatttctggagtaaaattcagaggagagttagtccaattaagccacaaggttactgagcaaagattgaggatttggcaagggtttagcaagattaggccacacttgaggtaaggttctgtaatctcttcagttgctgatttggtttttgtttttggtttttttgagctatggtgcttaagttgaattggatggaaccttagggaattcaggcttaaggctgaggagaggcaagccaagaaggtttagagacagcttgtggtcgaaattctatcaaaggtataaagcctaaactcaaactttgttgttcagctggtttttactgagttttagagcttaggagtggctatggtgaattatgagtttgtggatgcatgtgcttgagttctaggtatttggggtgcttgggatgagtggagtgtggttatgaggttgtttttgagtttgggaaggagttggaagagttttggttgaggttggtttgagaaaatcgcagaagagaaaaatggtgCTGGGTtgtttgtgactagcgctacagcgctagcctttgggcgctgtagcgctaggccataatgctgaggggattttggcttctgtttgtagcgccctcccaagagcgctgtagcgctaccctgctttctgaaggggatttttgggttgtttgcaagggtttttgacctagggtttggggtttggttccaccaccttgtttggtggaactaggacttcccgggggctcgggattggcctcgaggctaggttttgaacttgaggatcgaTAATGACCTTGGCTCACGATTGTGTTTAGGTgaacgctagggctcgagggggattgtgctcaaggagtcgagggattaaagctagtgaattgaaaggtaagagaactgcacccggttaaATGTTTGtggtgggactaagtgctcccgagaattgtatcgtgtcaatgttggtattacgtcatgggacatgtaaaagcggcctaagagtgccatacataatattagcgcacggggcgcggtTTGGCCATTGATAGCCATAAACatcgggataacggagggagcggcctgagggcgctagccctagttatcatttgtgaagtgtacatgttatgaattgatatgcctagtatgtagAATACTTGACTATACCGTATGGTTATATGGTTGAGGTATTGTGTTGCggtgtgagatattgacttgtctgctaattgcttatgcaatgttgttattgtgttttcttgctgggccttggctcacgggtgctacgtggtgcaggtaaaggcaagggcaagttggaccaagcctgaggtggagagctccgaggtgaaatgtacatagccagctgttcgatcaccatggtcgagaagtggaccaggacaggggtcacctaactgcttgttttgccttagtatggctagttgtTGTACTTGAACcctgtaacttttgtaaacgatcttaaaacttgtatttttgggatcccgtgcaaACAAATAGtgttcttaatgaaaatgtggttttagagaccaaaacactttcaaccctagttcctttatagtttcagtaacacgattttaactgaatggcttgattagcaagtctggcactttgtaaacacacagtgtaacggtcttggctatccagggtgttacatgaattaaaagtctttattgttaaatggtttttggataaagactttaattcatatcggtccatgtcatatataatcatattatataaaacaactttactgagatgtcttaccacatcaataatccgaatctagattatttgtatcattatgatactcagtaaaccgtacttacaactccaattaaagaattccataacattaatttgttgttgttgacaatttttattcattcatgcgatcttaattctctcgtactaatacaagatcacatcctcaataatgaatatggaatttttatgatatttacaaaattattcaaacaataatttaacaatctaaatatgacaataataacaaaccatcgtatttatttattcacagaaaaaacaaatatctttacatgcttttaggacacacttcTAACAACACTAGCATAAGAGAAAGGGTTTTGAGGCATACAAGAGTTGTTGAAACAAAAAGGTAATAGTTCTAGGGATTTAAAGTCGTTGAATGTTGTTCATCTCTTCTCTAGGATATATATTCTGATATGAGTTGTGGTATATGTTTGAGGTATTTGAAGTCTTATCAAAGTACTAGAGGGTCTAAGGCTAAGGCAACCACCCCCACTTCCAAGCTTGGGCAAAATGGTATGCATTATGATTTTTGTTAGATGGGCATACTAGGGTTTTTGCAATTCGAGTTTCATGTAAGTTTTTATGGTTTTAGTTGTTGTTTTAATGCTTATTATGTTATTATGAGGTATATGATGGATGCATGGAGGGTAGATCATGTTTATGGCTGAGGAATCTAAGTTCCTTAAGTATAGGATTATTTTTATTTCTGGACAGCTTTGGTCTTGACTTCCAATGTGTCCAGCAAAGCTTAAACggtatattttctaaattttcttaaTGTTGGTAACTAGTTTAGCATGTGCGCAATGGAAAGCACGAGGTGTAGGGCtcagagatttaaaaaaaattatttgaacaaaatttaaataattggatccattaacatgcaatacatt
It encodes the following:
- the LOC133814745 gene encoding uncharacterized protein LOC133814745, encoding MDWWAYLVQQSCSWYWKKIVEIKDFFRAKMDRSAFMAVKYSIQSGHAILYDQHIKVQWSKYVWERCNISKHRYILWLTLHQKLRTRGYLSKHCQVLDTVCLLCGDHNEEISHLFFQCTYSKICLVKLKEWIGCRAQTENYQTLLHWISKAKHLSKLRRGFYIAPVSVLVYHIWRV